A part of Deinococcus aerius genomic DNA contains:
- a CDS encoding chlorite dismutase family protein: MMVDLDPSGQVTQREPDRAQRQFLNYAFYKLDPAFRRLSQIERDELKAEFLAAAQGWVDDAPAEKGIIQRSYSLVGVRGDVDFMLWRIAFDVREFQEAQARLNRTRLMGYLTQPYNFVSMQKRSQYVNRVEGSGHGLEILPGQGKYLFIYPFIKTRPWYDLTPHSRQGMMDEHIYASGPFKGVRINTSYSYGIDDQEFVVSFDSDYPQEFVDLVHRLRYTEASMYTLRDTPMFTCVKKELADVMGDLG, translated from the coding sequence ATGATGGTGGACCTCGACCCCAGCGGGCAGGTCACGCAGCGGGAACCCGACCGCGCCCAGCGGCAGTTCCTGAACTACGCCTTCTACAAGCTCGACCCCGCCTTCCGCCGCCTGTCTCAAATTGAGCGCGACGAGCTGAAGGCCGAGTTCCTGGCCGCCGCGCAGGGCTGGGTGGACGACGCGCCCGCCGAGAAGGGCATCATCCAGCGCAGCTACAGCCTGGTTGGCGTGCGCGGCGACGTGGACTTCATGCTCTGGCGCATCGCCTTCGACGTGCGCGAGTTCCAGGAGGCGCAGGCCCGGCTGAACCGCACCCGGCTGATGGGCTACCTGACGCAGCCTTACAACTTCGTCTCCATGCAGAAGCGCAGCCAGTACGTGAACCGCGTCGAGGGCAGCGGGCACGGCCTGGAAATCCTGCCGGGACAGGGCAAGTACCTGTTCATCTACCCCTTCATCAAGACCCGCCCGTGGTACGACCTGACGCCGCACTCGCGCCAGGGCATGATGGACGAGCACATCTACGCCTCCGGCCCCTTCAAGGGCGTGCGGATCAACACCTCGTACTCCTACGGCATCGACGACCAGGAATTCGTGGTGTCCTTCGACTCCGACTACCCGCAGGAGTTCGTGGACCTCGTCCACCGCCTGCGCTACACCGAGGCGAGCATGTACACGCTGCGGGATACGCCGATGTTCACGTGCGTGAAAAAGGAACTGGCGGACGTGATGGGAGACCTGGGCTGA
- a CDS encoding aldo/keto reductase, producing the protein MEYRKLLGTDLTLSAVGFGVWTVGTTWWGVKDEEMAVRLLRRAFDLGITFFDNADTYASGRAEEIQRRALGDVRDQIVIGSKFGYDIYNHPERPGQQERPHDWTPAYLRKALEGSLKRLGTDYIDYYQLHNCRVDAIQKDDLWAELEKLKGEGLIRAYGTALGPALNERQIEEGTLSIRLRHAPTQIIYNLLEQVLGEQILPIAEQEGVGVMARVPHASGLLEGYMTLDTEFEPGDHRNWRLTTNARRKAWMEDGLKKVEQLNAEFVEGRGRTIGQLALQFALRSPAMASVLPNIYDEKGLTEYAATFQASPLTDAEYDAIQALYRDNFGLETDLRGQAVAQ; encoded by the coding sequence ATGGAATACCGGAAGTTGCTCGGCACGGACCTGACCCTCAGCGCGGTGGGGTTCGGCGTGTGGACCGTCGGCACGACGTGGTGGGGCGTGAAGGACGAGGAGATGGCCGTGCGGCTGCTGCGCCGGGCCTTTGACCTCGGCATCACCTTTTTCGACAACGCGGACACCTACGCCTCGGGCCGCGCGGAGGAAATCCAGCGCCGCGCCCTGGGCGACGTGCGCGATCAGATCGTGATCGGCTCGAAGTTCGGCTACGACATCTACAACCACCCCGAGCGCCCCGGCCAGCAGGAGCGCCCGCACGACTGGACGCCCGCGTACCTCCGCAAGGCGCTGGAAGGCTCGCTGAAGCGGCTGGGCACCGACTACATCGACTACTATCAGCTCCACAACTGCCGGGTGGACGCGATTCAGAAAGATGACCTCTGGGCCGAGCTGGAAAAGCTCAAGGGGGAGGGCCTGATCCGCGCCTACGGCACCGCGCTCGGTCCCGCGCTGAACGAGCGCCAGATTGAGGAGGGCACCCTGAGCATTCGGCTGCGCCACGCCCCCACCCAGATCATCTACAACCTGCTGGAACAGGTGCTGGGCGAGCAGATTCTCCCCATCGCCGAGCAGGAGGGCGTGGGCGTGATGGCCCGCGTGCCCCACGCCTCCGGGCTGCTGGAGGGCTACATGACCCTCGACACCGAGTTCGAGCCGGGCGACCACCGCAACTGGCGCCTGACCACGAATGCCCGCCGCAAGGCCTGGATGGAGGACGGCCTGAAGAAGGTCGAGCAACTGAACGCCGAGTTTGTGGAGGGCCGGGGCCGCACCATCGGCCAGCTCGCCCTCCAGTTCGCCCTGCGCTCCCCCGCGATGGCGAGCGTCCTCCCCAACATCTACGACGAGAAGGGGCTTACGGAGTACGCCGCGACCTTCCAGGCGTCGCCCCTGACCGACGCCGAGTACGACGCGATTCAGGCGCTGTACCGGGACAACTTCGGCCTGGAGACGGACCTGCGCGGCCAGGCGGTGGCGCAGTGA
- a CDS encoding VOC family protein: MLKHVSFLTRDLGAVLAFYTRLGGVVEKDLTTAEGYRRGVIRLGEGRLQFFEVPGESPTPHGHWAEHVALHVVGLRGLLPGLRAAGVTVTRDLQPSPGGRDMAFVLDPDGRQVELLEA, translated from the coding sequence ATGCTGAAGCACGTCTCGTTCCTGACCCGCGACCTGGGCGCCGTCCTCGCCTTTTACACCCGGCTGGGCGGCGTGGTGGAAAAGGACCTGACCACCGCCGAGGGCTACCGCCGGGGCGTGATCCGGCTGGGTGAGGGGCGGCTGCAATTCTTCGAGGTTCCCGGCGAGTCGCCCACCCCGCACGGACACTGGGCGGAACACGTCGCGCTGCACGTCGTGGGGCTGCGGGGCCTCCTCCCCGGGTTGCGGGCAGCGGGAGTCACGGTCACGCGGGACCTCCAACCCAGCCCGGGGGGGCGCGACATGGCCTTTGTCCTCGACCCGGACGGGCGGCAGGTGGAGTTGCTGGAGGCGTAG
- a CDS encoding class I SAM-dependent methyltransferase, translated as MSDDHWGEYARATRGGPPRPLLLEVLAHLDANLPPGRALDLGSGAGNDSLELLRRGWLVTALDRNAEAPDGLRAQAGDLAGRLTTVQGSFQAAPRRRYRLVYASLSLPFCPPENFGRTLRGVVARVGVGGWFAATLFDVRDGWAERADMTFVTPQDLGARLEGLSVEVLREEESTVRLALGGEHHSHLLTVIARRPTYGPSV; from the coding sequence GTGAGTGACGACCACTGGGGCGAGTACGCGCGGGCCACGCGGGGCGGTCCTCCCCGGCCCCTGCTGCTGGAGGTGCTGGCCCATCTGGACGCGAACCTCCCGCCGGGGCGGGCGCTGGACCTGGGCAGCGGCGCCGGGAACGACTCGCTGGAGTTGCTGCGGCGCGGCTGGTTGGTAACGGCGCTCGACCGCAATGCGGAGGCGCCGGACGGGCTGCGGGCGCAGGCGGGCGACCTGGCGGGGCGGCTCACCACCGTCCAAGGGTCCTTCCAGGCGGCTCCCCGGCGGCGTTACCGGCTGGTCTATGCCAGCCTCAGCCTCCCCTTCTGCCCGCCGGAAAACTTTGGGCGGACCTTGCGGGGTGTGGTGGCGCGTGTCGGGGTGGGCGGGTGGTTCGCCGCCACCCTGTTCGACGTGCGGGACGGCTGGGCCGAGCGGGCTGACATGACCTTCGTGACCCCTCAGGACCTGGGCGCCCGGCTAGAGGGCCTGAGCGTGGAGGTGCTGCGCGAGGAGGAGAGCACCGTCCGGCTGGCGCTGGGCGGCGAGCACCACAGCCACCTCCTGACCGTGATCGCGCGGCGGCCCACCTACGGCCCCTCGGTGTAG
- a CDS encoding AI-2E family transporter, producing MISPPKAPNAFQYVWRSPWVRFAVFLLALYVAYRLLGQVTAVVVDFAVAFLIAYLANPLLNWLERGRVKRGLGVFFVLLIFVGIFALAGALLVTVAGQLVSLLQSLPDQVGRLGDLLDRVGGWLQERGIPGLDNARERLTTAAEAYVRNLGTNIIPILQNALSSTGTLFSRLVSIGGVVGQVLLIVLLSVYLMLDYSRVNASLLRAFPRPWQPKVLEFTGLVGTAVGGYVRGQLVIATFIGVFVWLGLTLIGIPSAAAIGFLAGAFNIVPYLGPIIGATPALLLALPGGWIKMLLVVVVFVAANQIEGNFLSPYILSRTTDLHPVTVLVAILVGASLLGFAGALLAVPAVALGKLLLDKYYFPSRVYTEGP from the coding sequence GTGATCTCGCCCCCGAAAGCACCGAATGCCTTCCAGTACGTGTGGCGCAGCCCCTGGGTCCGGTTCGCCGTGTTCCTGCTGGCCTTATATGTCGCCTACCGCCTGCTGGGCCAGGTCACGGCGGTCGTCGTGGATTTCGCGGTGGCGTTCCTGATCGCGTACCTCGCCAACCCGCTGCTCAACTGGCTGGAGCGCGGGCGGGTCAAGCGGGGCCTCGGCGTCTTTTTCGTGCTCCTGATCTTCGTCGGGATCTTCGCGCTCGCGGGGGCGCTGCTCGTGACGGTCGCGGGCCAGCTCGTCAGCCTGCTCCAGAGCCTGCCGGATCAGGTCGGGCGGCTGGGCGACCTGCTCGACCGGGTGGGGGGCTGGCTCCAGGAACGGGGCATCCCCGGGCTCGACAATGCCCGCGAGCGGCTGACGACCGCCGCCGAGGCCTACGTGCGCAACCTCGGCACGAACATCATCCCCATCCTGCAAAACGCCCTGAGTTCCACGGGGACGCTGTTCAGCCGCCTGGTCTCCATCGGCGGCGTGGTGGGACAGGTGCTCCTCATCGTGCTGCTCAGCGTGTACCTCATGCTGGACTACAGCCGGGTCAACGCCTCGCTGCTGCGCGCCTTTCCCCGGCCCTGGCAGCCGAAGGTGCTGGAATTCACCGGGCTCGTCGGCACGGCGGTCGGCGGGTACGTGCGCGGGCAGCTCGTGATCGCCACCTTTATCGGCGTGTTCGTGTGGCTGGGCCTGACCCTGATCGGGATTCCCAGCGCCGCCGCCATCGGGTTTCTCGCCGGGGCCTTCAACATCGTGCCGTACCTGGGGCCGATCATCGGGGCCACGCCCGCGCTGCTGCTCGCCCTGCCGGGGGGCTGGATCAAGATGCTCCTCGTCGTGGTGGTCTTTGTCGCCGCCAACCAGATCGAGGGCAACTTCCTGAGCCCCTACATCCTCAGCCGGACGACCGACCTGCACCCCGTCACGGTGCTCGTCGCCATCCTGGTCGGCGCGTCGCTGCTGGGCTTCGCCGGGGCGCTCCTCGCCGTGCCCGCCGTGGCGCTGGGCAAGCTGCTGCTCGACAAGTACTACTTCCCCAGCCGGGTCTACACCGAGGGGCCGTAG